A stretch of the Deltaproteobacteria bacterium genome encodes the following:
- a CDS encoding ABC transporter ATP-binding protein, translating into MPDLAIRDLTKTFRGTLAVDHVSIDFPAGEIHAILGENGAGKSTLMHLVSGLYRPDLGTILIDGHPHRFSSPRSALAAGIAMVHQHFMLIPSFTIAENILLAHAGSSLDRIDRKVLSQQIVTLATHFGINIENPDTPIAALSVGSQQRVEILKALAASARILILDEPTAVLTPAEVENLFAVLRRLKQERYLILLITHKIPEVVAIADRLSVLRRGRLVTTKNTATTTPAELAQLMVGELPLPSASLNLTSSTSRDHPPHTSPHLSLDSTSFSTSSRGVSLHNLSLDVRPGEIVGIAGVAGNGQTELIEILLGLQQPTQGTITISGNQLRRSSPAQMRTLGIALIPQDRRQEGLALSLSVEDNLLLNSQRLATVSPGPFLSPSDLRHFAITQIDRFGIRTSSPFAATSSLSGGNQQRIVIARELATQPQLIIAANPTRGLDIGATDYVHRTLNEHCQRGAGVLLFSTDLDEILALSHRIYALYHGRLLGPVDPQIEPAILGQMMTGVTTAS; encoded by the coding sequence ATGCCCGACCTTGCCATCAGAGACCTCACCAAAACTTTTCGTGGGACTCTCGCGGTTGATCACGTCAGTATTGATTTCCCCGCCGGCGAAATTCACGCCATCCTCGGCGAGAATGGTGCAGGGAAGTCTACTCTTATGCATCTGGTTTCTGGTTTATATCGCCCCGATCTTGGCACCATCCTCATCGACGGCCACCCCCACCGCTTCTCGTCACCTCGATCTGCACTTGCTGCTGGCATCGCCATGGTTCACCAGCATTTCATGCTCATCCCTTCGTTTACCATTGCGGAAAACATCCTTCTCGCACATGCAGGTTCCAGTCTCGATAGAATCGATCGTAAGGTTTTATCACAACAAATAGTCACTCTCGCAACTCACTTCGGCATCAACATCGAAAATCCTGACACCCCCATCGCAGCACTGTCTGTCGGCTCTCAGCAACGTGTAGAGATCCTCAAAGCGCTCGCTGCCTCGGCTCGCATCCTGATTCTTGATGAACCAACCGCCGTTCTTACTCCAGCTGAAGTTGAAAATCTTTTCGCTGTTCTTCGTCGTTTGAAACAAGAAAGATATCTGATTCTTTTGATCACCCACAAAATTCCCGAAGTGGTCGCCATCGCCGATCGCCTCTCCGTTCTGCGTCGAGGTCGCTTGGTCACAACGAAAAACACTGCTACCACAACTCCGGCAGAACTCGCTCAACTAATGGTCGGAGAGCTGCCTCTTCCCAGCGCCTCCCTGAATCTCACCTCCTCAACTTCGCGTGACCACCCACCACACACCTCCCCACACCTGTCTCTCGATAGCACCTCCTTCTCAACCTCCTCTCGTGGCGTCTCGCTCCACAATCTTTCCCTAGACGTACGACCTGGTGAGATCGTTGGCATCGCCGGAGTTGCGGGCAATGGACAGACGGAACTCATCGAGATTCTGCTTGGACTGCAGCAACCAACACAAGGAACCATCACCATCAGTGGTAATCAGCTGCGCCGCTCTTCCCCAGCTCAAATGCGTACCCTGGGGATCGCCCTTATTCCCCAAGACCGCCGCCAGGAAGGACTTGCCCTTTCCCTGTCTGTGGAAGACAATCTCCTCCTTAACTCTCAACGTCTTGCCACCGTATCTCCTGGACCATTCCTCAGCCCCAGCGATCTTCGCCACTTCGCTATCACGCAAATCGACCGCTTTGGCATTCGCACGTCATCACCATTCGCCGCGACCTCTTCTCTCTCTGGTGGTAACCAACAGCGCATCGTCATTGCCCGTGAACTAGCAACACAGCCACAGTTAATCATCGCTGCCAACCCAACTCGCGGACTGGATATCGGAGCAACCGATTATGTACACCGCACCCTGAACGAACACTGCCAGCGCGGTGCAGGAGTCTTGCTCTTCTCTACCGACCTTGACGAAATTCTCGCCCTCAGTCATCGCATCTATGCACTGTATCATGGTCGACTCTTGGGTCCCGTTGATCCTCAGATAGAGCCCGCGATACTCGGCCAAATGATGACTGGAGTGACCACCGCATCGTGA
- a CDS encoding BMP family ABC transporter substrate-binding protein: MAHRISLVFLLIILLLGTSCNSKPVQELSNTFRVALLTPGPISDAGWNALAYEGLTKIKDTLHAEVSQIETKTPAEFEEAFRDYASRNFHLIFGHGFEFQDAAAKVATDFPNSVFITTSGSTVRTNVAPMRFLLEEATYLMGMISALVSKTGKAGAIGGVEIPPLKSTFMAFEAGAKSVNPNFQVIVSYISNWEDVGAAKQATTALIEQGCDVIIPNADAASLGAFQAAQEKNVLAFGTNKNQNDLAPSVILASGVIDIPTAFLQMAQSVQNRSFQGRIIRLGLKDNVIALVYNPTLKDRLSPEAQARIDAAQQQIINGTLTVPSVEFSPVPSGAS; the protein is encoded by the coding sequence ATCGCCCACCGCATTTCTCTCGTTTTTCTTCTTATTATCCTGCTCCTCGGAACCTCCTGTAATAGTAAACCTGTTCAGGAGTTATCCAATACTTTTCGCGTCGCCCTCCTTACCCCCGGTCCGATTAGCGACGCAGGCTGGAATGCTCTCGCCTACGAAGGACTAACCAAGATCAAAGACACTCTTCACGCTGAAGTCAGCCAAATCGAAACCAAGACACCAGCTGAATTTGAAGAAGCCTTCCGTGACTATGCCAGCCGCAATTTTCATCTCATTTTCGGTCATGGTTTTGAGTTCCAAGATGCGGCCGCGAAGGTTGCGACCGACTTTCCCAACTCTGTATTCATCACCACTTCAGGGAGCACTGTTCGAACAAATGTCGCCCCGATGCGATTTCTCCTCGAAGAAGCGACATATCTCATGGGTATGATAAGTGCGCTCGTCTCTAAAACAGGCAAAGCCGGCGCTATCGGCGGCGTTGAGATTCCACCCCTTAAAAGCACGTTTATGGCGTTTGAGGCTGGAGCCAAAAGTGTCAATCCCAACTTCCAAGTCATCGTTTCATACATCAGCAACTGGGAAGATGTCGGCGCGGCCAAGCAAGCAACTACAGCACTCATAGAACAAGGCTGTGATGTCATTATCCCGAACGCCGACGCAGCTAGTCTTGGAGCCTTCCAAGCCGCCCAAGAAAAGAATGTTCTTGCCTTTGGTACCAACAAAAACCAAAACGATCTCGCACCTTCTGTGATTCTCGCGAGCGGCGTCATTGATATCCCGACAGCATTTCTGCAAATGGCCCAATCTGTCCAAAACCGCTCCTTTCAAGGCCGCATTATTCGCCTGGGCTTGAAAGACAACGTCATAGCTCTCGTCTACAACCCAACATTAAAAGATCGTCTCTCGCCTGAAGCGCAAGCTCGCATCGACGCCGCGCAGCAACAGATCATCAATGGCACCTTAACTGTCCCCAGCGTTGAATTCTCCCCCGTACCATCAGGCGCTTCATAA